A single window of uncultured Pseudodesulfovibrio sp. DNA harbors:
- a CDS encoding HDOD domain-containing protein has protein sequence MDEDLKTSIRGEILQVKDLPTLPHVLNKVTTLVEDPDASSEAIAKVISTDQVLSAKVLKMVNSPIYGFPGRISSIQHALVLLGFNVVRGIIISTSVFDMMVQAMKGLWEHSLGCATACNIIARRAGFEDPEEYAVAGLLHDLGKVVTAVQLPDLHASILDTVQTKEMTYFQAEKDVLGFGHDRINAWLARHWGLPPNIREAMSRHHAPQLAEFYKPMSCVVHLGDFLVRLFEFGNSGDDQTAYLRPEALIELKFKMSDLDKVMDEMSDQLLEVSDLTL, from the coding sequence ATGGATGAAGATCTGAAAACCAGTATTCGTGGTGAAATCCTTCAAGTGAAGGACTTGCCGACTTTGCCGCACGTTTTGAACAAGGTTACGACGCTCGTGGAGGACCCGGATGCCTCCAGCGAGGCCATTGCCAAGGTTATTTCTACGGATCAAGTCTTATCTGCCAAAGTTTTGAAGATGGTCAATTCTCCCATTTATGGTTTTCCCGGTCGCATTAGCTCTATTCAGCATGCGTTGGTGCTGCTTGGATTCAACGTGGTACGTGGTATTATTATTTCCACATCGGTTTTTGATATGATGGTTCAGGCCATGAAGGGGCTGTGGGAACATAGTCTTGGATGTGCAACGGCCTGTAATATTATAGCTCGACGTGCCGGGTTTGAAGATCCTGAAGAGTACGCAGTGGCTGGACTTCTGCATGATCTTGGAAAGGTCGTGACCGCTGTGCAGCTTCCTGACCTGCATGCTTCCATTCTCGATACGGTGCAGACCAAGGAAATGACTTATTTTCAAGCGGAAAAGGATGTTCTCGGATTTGGTCATGATCGCATTAACGCATGGCTTGCCCGTCATTGGGGCTTGCCGCCGAATATCCGTGAAGCCATGAGTCGTCACCATGCGCCCCAATTAGCCGAATTTTATAAGCCCATGTCCTGCGTGGTACATTTGGGTGATTTTTTGGTTAGGTTGTTCGAGTTTGGAAATTCTGGCGATGATCAAACAGCCTATCTGCGTCCTGAGGCGCTCATTGAACTCAAGTTCAAGATGTCAGATCTTGATAAGGTTATGGATGAGATGTCCGATCAACTTCTTGAAGTTTCTGATCTCACTTTATAA
- the lhgO gene encoding L-2-hydroxyglutarate oxidase, with protein sequence MFSAHTVICGAGILGLTIARELIKAGCDDIIIFDKEPAPGMHASGRNSGVLHAGIYYDPGTLKAQMCLEGNRRMQAYCEENGLPLFKSGKVIVARTENELDTLDELERRATANGGTVEMIDEAQLAKLEPNAKTVERALHSPLTAVVDPKKVLTAMHHELETSGKVRFFFNTCFQDKGYDSVLTSEGPIRYSLFINAAGAYSDTVAHAFGIAKNYRLLPFKGIYHKLKKPAANKINGSIYPVPNIKNPFLGVHFTRSVHGDVYVGPTAIPAFGRENYGILKGLDTEFLSILFQDLNLFIENEKFRQVALEEPRKYFFKYFFRDAAKLVKHITANDFISTSKAGIRPQLINTDTHELVMDFVIKRHDNTVHILNSISPAFTSSMYFAELTVKQYIKEI encoded by the coding sequence ATGTTCTCAGCACACACTGTTATCTGCGGAGCAGGCATACTCGGTCTGACCATAGCCCGCGAACTGATCAAAGCCGGTTGCGACGACATCATCATTTTCGACAAGGAACCTGCTCCCGGCATGCACGCCTCAGGTCGTAATAGCGGCGTACTTCATGCCGGTATTTATTATGATCCCGGCACATTAAAAGCGCAGATGTGTCTGGAAGGCAACCGTCGCATGCAGGCTTATTGCGAAGAGAACGGCCTGCCTCTCTTCAAATCCGGTAAAGTCATTGTAGCCAGGACAGAAAACGAACTGGACACACTGGACGAACTGGAGCGACGCGCCACCGCCAACGGTGGCACTGTCGAGATGATCGATGAAGCGCAACTGGCCAAATTGGAACCTAATGCCAAAACCGTTGAACGCGCTCTGCACTCACCGTTGACTGCCGTTGTGGACCCTAAAAAAGTCCTCACAGCCATGCACCATGAACTTGAGACGAGCGGCAAGGTTCGATTCTTTTTCAACACCTGCTTCCAAGATAAAGGATATGACAGCGTTCTGACCTCGGAAGGCCCAATCAGATACTCTCTCTTCATCAACGCGGCCGGGGCATACAGTGATACGGTTGCTCACGCCTTCGGTATTGCCAAAAACTATCGTCTGCTCCCGTTTAAAGGCATCTACCACAAACTGAAAAAACCAGCCGCCAACAAGATCAACGGGTCGATTTATCCGGTACCCAACATCAAAAACCCATTTCTTGGCGTACACTTTACCCGAAGTGTCCATGGCGATGTATATGTCGGGCCGACAGCTATCCCGGCTTTTGGACGCGAAAATTACGGTATCCTCAAAGGACTGGATACAGAATTCCTCTCCATTCTCTTTCAGGACCTTAATTTATTTATCGAAAATGAAAAATTCCGCCAAGTCGCCCTTGAAGAACCTCGAAAATACTTCTTTAAATACTTTTTCAGAGATGCAGCCAAGCTAGTCAAACATATCACCGCGAATGACTTCATATCCACATCCAAAGCAGGAATACGTCCACAGTTGATCAATACAGACACACATGAATTGGTCATGGACTTTGTAATTAAACGACATGACAACACCGTACATATTCTCAACTCAATTTCACCAGCTTTTACAAGTTCCATGTATTTCGCAGAGTTGACAGTCAAACAGTATATTAAGGAAATATAG
- a CDS encoding PD-(D/E)XK nuclease family protein, which yields MRHITLIPWHMDFMPAVTELLIERSDLRNTIVLFPHNRPRRHIKALLSEHPALSRPMFMPHMTSIADFVTGLHRTLAPTPPVRANQLDLVETLRAVVNDLRTTEGSLLSQLPKLDHEQFLPWGMRLVKLMDDLMRQEIEPDDLGYMEGEVSAYAAGLLEQLSTIHAEYTTRLMAKGWTTSGLDARFITENPDMILDAVQGKHIIAAGFYALSGAEDTFFKRLWEANILHPIIHGDPALALRETPHWAAAEHSAWLTRWHTTAIIPSDFDTAATTPKIRFCEGYDRHSQLAGLTDDMDAAATLDETAVVLPDEGALLPVLHGLPDVEPNISMGYPLERTSLARLVETLLTLQENRREDGRYYWKDLIALIRHPYLRLLGPEEKPLRRIFHLWESSMRQGEKYLDPMEWEPPYGDETLSDVDKKIAEPLRLEILNHCLTDFEPVESLADLGDALAGLAALLHSHGERLWHTYLMDAECLFRLTNSVIPQLKSAEASTIPFSRTTRHAFLRRMISLERVSFEPDPLAGLQVLGVLETRLLHFKRLYILDAVEERLPGTNPYDPLLPDPLRKLLGLPDSQERDNVSGYNFYRLLMGADEAVIYYQSGIQPGLLDSKSVRSRFVEQLLWEQEKQNKHLVETGDDLIKAVTFPTSSIPGAPAAIPVTDTIHDALVEKLCSKGLSPSRLDQYMTCPKRFFYSYLSNMRPLDTVNEDGDRSEFGSMIHEVLKEFLTPYMNVLTELSKLDPTPLIAEFDNVFNSHDLFSRLPLDTRMALKKTGRFRLTEFLTSQRTATLLGLEKSLSTTVELDGLTIPLAGQIDRIEQREEDIVILDYKTGQGHLPKKKMWEDMELWDRIQIFGPNVVDVSLLPDMTTAIRSVQMPAYLHLYAQCERQTPHDAGLIMLASDGKEQLLFGPKWTEEEREESVKEQIPTLIHTLIRHMLLATHFSPNPGTACTWCDFKGPCGK from the coding sequence ATGCGACACATTACCCTCATCCCATGGCATATGGATTTCATGCCTGCTGTGACCGAATTATTGATTGAACGCAGCGACTTGCGTAATACCATCGTACTTTTCCCACACAACAGACCTCGCCGACACATCAAGGCCTTGCTTTCTGAGCATCCGGCCCTGTCGCGTCCCATGTTCATGCCGCACATGACATCTATCGCGGACTTCGTGACTGGCCTGCATCGTACATTGGCTCCTACTCCACCTGTCCGCGCCAACCAGCTTGATCTTGTGGAAACGCTGCGCGCCGTAGTCAATGATCTGAGAACGACCGAAGGCTCTCTCCTGTCCCAATTGCCCAAACTAGATCATGAACAATTCCTCCCGTGGGGCATGCGTCTAGTCAAGCTCATGGACGACCTCATGCGTCAGGAAATCGAACCGGATGATCTTGGCTACATGGAGGGTGAAGTTTCAGCCTATGCCGCGGGGCTGTTGGAACAACTCAGCACCATTCACGCCGAGTACACCACCCGACTGATGGCAAAAGGCTGGACCACCTCAGGCTTAGATGCACGTTTCATCACCGAAAATCCAGATATGATTCTCGATGCCGTACAGGGAAAACACATCATTGCCGCAGGTTTCTATGCACTGAGTGGTGCCGAAGACACCTTTTTCAAACGTCTGTGGGAAGCAAACATTCTGCATCCGATCATCCATGGCGACCCAGCTCTAGCTTTACGGGAAACACCCCACTGGGCTGCTGCCGAGCATTCGGCATGGCTAACACGATGGCACACCACCGCCATCATCCCCTCGGATTTCGATACAGCGGCCACAACACCGAAGATCCGTTTCTGTGAAGGGTATGACCGCCATTCTCAATTGGCAGGCCTGACAGATGATATGGACGCAGCCGCCACATTGGACGAAACCGCAGTAGTCCTGCCCGACGAAGGCGCATTACTCCCGGTCCTGCACGGTCTGCCGGATGTAGAACCCAACATTTCCATGGGATATCCGCTGGAACGGACTTCATTGGCCCGATTGGTGGAGACCTTACTGACCTTGCAGGAAAACAGACGCGAGGATGGTCGGTACTATTGGAAAGACCTGATCGCCCTTATTCGACACCCCTACCTGCGCCTACTCGGCCCCGAAGAAAAACCATTGCGAAGAATTTTCCATTTGTGGGAATCCTCCATGCGCCAAGGTGAAAAATATCTCGATCCCATGGAATGGGAACCACCGTATGGAGACGAAACTCTCTCGGATGTCGACAAAAAGATCGCTGAACCTTTGCGTCTGGAAATACTTAATCACTGCCTGACTGACTTCGAACCAGTGGAAAGTCTGGCTGACCTCGGCGATGCACTGGCCGGACTGGCCGCACTCCTGCATTCCCATGGAGAAAGGCTCTGGCATACCTATCTCATGGACGCCGAATGTCTGTTTCGATTGACGAACTCGGTCATTCCGCAATTGAAAAGCGCAGAAGCAAGTACCATCCCGTTCAGCCGAACGACACGTCACGCATTCTTGCGGCGCATGATTTCCCTTGAACGCGTCTCCTTTGAGCCGGACCCGCTCGCAGGACTACAAGTCCTCGGTGTCTTGGAAACACGCTTGTTGCACTTCAAACGACTCTACATTCTCGACGCGGTGGAAGAACGTCTTCCCGGCACCAATCCCTATGATCCACTTTTACCGGACCCGCTCAGAAAACTGCTCGGTCTGCCTGATTCGCAGGAACGAGACAATGTCTCCGGCTACAACTTCTACCGTCTGCTCATGGGAGCCGACGAAGCCGTTATCTATTATCAAAGTGGAATCCAACCCGGCCTGCTGGATTCCAAGTCCGTACGCAGTCGGTTTGTAGAACAATTACTCTGGGAACAGGAGAAACAGAACAAACACCTTGTGGAAACCGGAGATGACCTCATCAAGGCCGTAACTTTTCCCACCAGCTCAATCCCCGGCGCTCCAGCCGCCATTCCGGTGACAGACACTATCCATGACGCTCTGGTCGAAAAGCTCTGCTCCAAAGGGCTCTCGCCCTCACGATTGGACCAGTACATGACTTGTCCAAAACGATTCTTTTATAGCTACCTCAGCAATATGCGCCCTCTGGACACCGTCAATGAAGATGGAGACCGTAGCGAATTCGGTTCCATGATTCATGAGGTACTCAAGGAATTCCTCACTCCGTACATGAACGTTCTTACTGAATTATCCAAACTTGATCCGACACCACTCATTGCGGAGTTTGATAACGTCTTCAATTCCCACGACCTCTTTTCCCGCTTGCCGCTGGACACCCGCATGGCATTGAAGAAAACAGGCCGATTCAGGCTGACGGAATTCCTGACTTCACAGAGAACAGCTACGTTGCTCGGATTGGAAAAATCACTCTCAACAACTGTTGAACTGGATGGACTGACCATCCCGCTGGCAGGACAAATCGACCGCATAGAACAACGCGAAGAAGATATCGTCATCCTCGACTACAAAACCGGGCAAGGGCATCTTCCCAAAAAGAAAATGTGGGAAGATATGGAGCTCTGGGATCGCATACAGATATTCGGCCCTAACGTGGTGGATGTATCACTCCTGCCGGATATGACAACAGCTATTCGCAGTGTTCAAATGCCTGCCTATCTCCATCTGTATGCCCAATGTGAACGGCAGACACCGCACGACGCAGGTTTGATAATGCTTGCTTCGGACGGCAAAGAACAACTTTTATTTGGCCCCAAATGGACTGAAGAAGAACGTGAAGAAAGTGTAAAAGAACAGATTCCTACATTGATTCACACTTTGATCAGGCATATGCTTCTGGCGACACATTTCTCTCCCAATCCGGGAACAGCCTGCACGTGGTGCGACTTCAAAGGACCATGTGGGAAATAG
- a CDS encoding diguanylate cyclase — protein sequence MSQTLEKSLFQRKQTGFLLTPDAALAEMLQKLWSPDVLEFTVFDQGGKAIEHLFNEPPDLLVVDNRLSDISGREIANLVKSENVYRQLPVVMCVDPIDVEEPWNWNTIEVDDFLVRPFNPSEVRDRINLTLCRAMRALDANPLSKLPGNTSIIQRIQQLIDSGEDFALAYCDLDYFKSYNDKYGFSRGDEVLMMSARLIVNTIRSYQGVQSFVGHVGGDDFVFILPPDKVEGACKRIIAAFDDIVPHFYDPEDRQRGNITSVDREGNTKVFPLMAISLAVVVNMNGRIEHYGEVSSIAMDLKKKAKEDPKSSYVIDQRKA from the coding sequence ATGAGTCAAACTCTTGAAAAATCTCTTTTTCAGCGTAAACAGACAGGCTTCTTGCTGACACCCGATGCAGCCCTTGCCGAAATGTTGCAAAAACTGTGGTCGCCGGATGTGCTTGAATTTACGGTTTTCGATCAAGGTGGCAAGGCTATTGAGCATCTGTTCAACGAACCACCGGATCTTTTGGTCGTGGATAATCGTCTTTCGGACATATCTGGTCGAGAGATCGCGAATCTTGTCAAAAGTGAGAATGTGTATCGACAGTTGCCGGTGGTTATGTGCGTGGACCCCATCGACGTTGAAGAGCCGTGGAATTGGAATACCATTGAGGTTGATGATTTTCTTGTCAGGCCGTTTAATCCGTCCGAGGTGCGTGATCGTATAAATCTCACCCTGTGTCGGGCCATGCGCGCACTTGATGCAAACCCGCTTTCCAAGCTGCCGGGAAATACTTCGATTATTCAGCGAATTCAGCAGTTAATCGATAGCGGTGAAGACTTTGCTCTGGCTTACTGTGACCTCGATTATTTCAAATCTTACAACGACAAATATGGCTTTTCACGGGGCGATGAAGTCCTGATGATGTCGGCTCGACTTATCGTGAATACAATTCGTAGCTATCAGGGCGTACAGAGTTTTGTCGGGCATGTTGGTGGTGATGACTTCGTGTTTATCCTGCCGCCAGACAAGGTAGAGGGTGCGTGTAAACGCATCATCGCGGCCTTTGACGATATTGTTCCGCATTTTTATGATCCTGAAGATCGGCAGCGGGGAAATATTACCTCCGTGGATCGAGAAGGGAATACCAAGGTTTTTCCATTGATGGCCATTTCTTTGGCTGTGGTTGTTAACATGAACGGACGGATAGAGCATTACGGCGAAGTCTCGTCCATCGCCATGGATTTGAAGAAAAAGGCCAAGGAAGACCCCAAGAGCAGTTATGTCATCGACCAACGAAAAGCGTAA
- a CDS encoding peptidylprolyl isomerase: MENPMVLLETPEGEILIELFPDKAPKTVENFLQYVDDEFYDGTLFHRVIKGFMVQTGGLTFSMEEKETRESIENEATNGLKNVEGSVAMGRLPEPHSATSQFYINVSDNADLDHTGEDDENFGYCVFGEVIDGMDVAVKISKAKTKSYQGFDDVPVDPVSVITARRFE; the protein is encoded by the coding sequence ATGGAAAATCCCATGGTTCTTCTGGAAACCCCGGAAGGCGAAATTCTCATTGAGCTTTTCCCGGATAAGGCCCCAAAAACCGTTGAGAATTTTTTACAGTACGTGGATGACGAGTTCTATGACGGAACGTTGTTTCATCGTGTTATCAAGGGTTTTATGGTTCAGACCGGTGGTTTGACTTTCTCCATGGAAGAAAAGGAAACGCGCGAGTCCATTGAAAATGAGGCGACCAACGGACTGAAAAATGTCGAAGGATCGGTGGCCATGGGGCGTTTGCCCGAACCGCATAGTGCGACCAGTCAGTTTTATATTAATGTTTCAGATAATGCTGATCTCGACCACACGGGCGAGGATGATGAGAATTTTGGTTACTGTGTGTTCGGTGAAGTGATCGATGGCATGGACGTGGCTGTTAAAATCAGCAAAGCCAAGACCAAGAGCTATCAGGGGTTCGACGATGTGCCGGTTGATCCGGTTTCCGTAATCACGGCTCGTCGTTTCGAGTAG
- the xerC gene encoding tyrosine recombinase XerC, which translates to MSSTNEKRNQQGEIVQGFLAFLAVEKGYSSATIRSYGTDLEQFQTHLKLKKRTLEKPERVTRDHVRGFLAELHRRQLSKASMGRKLSSLRAYFKYLLRHKQIVKDPMAGIRNPKQEKRHPQLLNVDQAVSMMEAAVEPDPEGLRDIALAEVLYGSGLRISEAIGLDMNDVDSDVIRVVGKGNKERIVPLSDAAIKRIRRYMEQRHAFIKDDYSEQALFLSVRAGKRLDRRQANRVIAKLGKLAGLPKDVHPHMLRHSFATHMLEAGADLRSVQELLGHENLTTTQRYTHLDMQHIMQVYDSAHPRAGANESDTKNNDTE; encoded by the coding sequence ATGTCATCGACCAACGAAAAGCGTAATCAACAAGGCGAAATCGTTCAGGGGTTTCTCGCCTTTCTCGCCGTGGAGAAGGGATATTCCAGTGCCACGATCCGATCATATGGGACCGATCTTGAACAATTTCAAACTCATCTCAAGTTGAAAAAGCGTACGTTAGAGAAGCCGGAGCGGGTGACTCGCGATCATGTGCGTGGTTTTTTGGCGGAGCTACATAGGCGTCAACTTTCCAAGGCGTCCATGGGGCGGAAATTATCCAGTCTGCGTGCTTATTTTAAATATCTTTTACGGCACAAACAAATTGTCAAGGACCCCATGGCGGGCATCCGTAATCCTAAGCAGGAGAAACGGCACCCGCAATTACTCAATGTGGATCAGGCCGTATCCATGATGGAAGCAGCTGTTGAGCCTGATCCGGAAGGCTTGCGGGATATCGCTTTGGCGGAAGTGCTTTACGGTTCTGGTTTGCGTATCAGTGAGGCTATTGGTCTGGATATGAATGACGTGGATTCGGATGTTATTCGAGTGGTGGGTAAGGGCAATAAGGAACGGATTGTTCCATTGTCTGATGCCGCGATCAAACGTATTCGGCGATACATGGAACAGCGGCATGCCTTTATCAAGGATGATTATTCCGAACAAGCACTGTTTTTGAGTGTGCGCGCCGGAAAACGGTTGGATCGGCGGCAGGCTAACCGCGTTATTGCCAAGCTCGGCAAGCTGGCAGGCCTGCCTAAGGATGTCCACCCGCATATGCTGCGACATAGTTTCGCTACGCATATGCTTGAAGCCGGAGCTGATCTTCGCAGTGTGCAGGAGCTTTTGGGGCATGAAAATTTGACCACGACTCAGCGGTACACGCATCTGGACATGCAGCACATCATGCAGGTATACGATTCTGCGCATCCGAGAGCGGGTGCGAATGAAAGTGATACAAAAAACAACGATACGGAGTAG
- a CDS encoding PPC domain-containing DNA-binding protein produces the protein MQYSEGTIGRVFTLRLEEGERVPDCIEHFAEEHDIKTAMCTMIGGIDGGNIVVGPKDGNAPTIDPILYPISGAHEVAALGTLFPDEDNKPVLHMHAALGRDGKTHTGCIRPGLDVWLVGEVIIMEILNTDMLRKKETKSGLALLAKK, from the coding sequence ATGCAATACAGCGAAGGAACCATTGGTCGCGTGTTCACCCTGCGACTCGAAGAAGGTGAACGCGTCCCTGACTGCATCGAACATTTTGCCGAAGAACACGACATTAAAACGGCCATGTGTACCATGATTGGCGGTATTGACGGTGGCAATATTGTGGTCGGCCCCAAAGACGGCAACGCACCAACCATTGACCCCATTCTGTATCCCATCAGTGGAGCACATGAAGTAGCCGCACTCGGAACGCTCTTTCCCGATGAAGACAACAAACCTGTTCTGCATATGCACGCAGCTCTTGGCCGTGACGGGAAAACACATACCGGCTGCATCCGCCCCGGCCTTGATGTCTGGCTGGTCGGAGAAGTAATTATCATGGAAATCCTGAATACGGATATGCTGCGTAAAAAAGAAACAAAGAGCGGCCTGGCCCTGCTCGCCAAGAAATAG
- a CDS encoding nitronate monooxygenase family protein — MKLPNLTFGDLTAKLPIIQGGMGVGISLSGLASAVANEGGVGVIATSMIGMRDPKRATDPEAADHQGLIDEIRKARSKMTDGLLGVNIMCALTNYGDMVRTSIREKVDVIISGAGLPLDLPGYLREMSEEMKDDMRTKLVPIVSSGRAASILCRKWLNRFDYLPDGFVVEGPKAGGHLGFKAEQIDDPKFQLENIVSDVVNVVGPYKESHHKNIPVIAAGGVYTGEDIAKYLEMGASGVQMGTRFVATEECDADEAFKQAYINAKKEDVTIIKSPVGMPGRALKNSFLDAVSSGLKKPKKCVHKCLHSCAEEKSPYCIAQALVNAYKGKLKHGFVFAGANAYLVDKIVTVKELMNGLKEEAEKKYEEAEKMLQQAEKKFRP; from the coding sequence ATGAAACTTCCGAATCTTACTTTCGGTGACCTGACTGCCAAGCTTCCCATCATTCAGGGCGGTATGGGCGTCGGCATATCCCTTTCAGGCCTGGCAAGCGCCGTTGCCAATGAAGGCGGCGTTGGCGTCATCGCCACATCCATGATCGGCATGCGTGATCCCAAGCGTGCCACAGACCCCGAAGCTGCAGATCATCAAGGACTTATTGATGAAATCCGCAAAGCTCGTTCCAAAATGACCGATGGTCTGCTCGGCGTGAACATCATGTGCGCCTTGACCAATTACGGCGACATGGTCCGCACTTCCATCCGCGAAAAAGTGGATGTTATCATCTCCGGTGCAGGATTGCCTCTGGACCTGCCGGGCTATCTTCGAGAAATGTCCGAAGAGATGAAGGACGACATGCGTACCAAACTGGTACCCATCGTTTCCTCTGGTCGTGCGGCTTCTATTCTGTGCCGCAAATGGCTAAACCGTTTTGACTATCTGCCCGACGGCTTCGTCGTCGAAGGCCCCAAAGCCGGAGGCCACCTCGGCTTCAAGGCGGAACAGATCGACGACCCGAAATTCCAGCTTGAAAATATTGTTTCCGATGTCGTAAATGTCGTGGGTCCTTACAAGGAGTCTCACCACAAAAACATTCCTGTTATCGCAGCAGGTGGAGTGTACACCGGCGAGGATATCGCCAAATACCTTGAGATGGGCGCTTCAGGTGTCCAGATGGGTACCCGCTTCGTTGCAACAGAAGAATGCGACGCCGACGAAGCATTCAAGCAAGCATACATCAATGCCAAGAAAGAAGACGTAACCATCATCAAAAGCCCTGTAGGCATGCCTGGTCGCGCGCTAAAAAACAGTTTCCTCGACGCCGTATCCAGCGGGTTGAAAAAACCCAAGAAGTGCGTGCATAAATGCCTGCACTCCTGTGCCGAAGAAAAATCCCCGTACTGCATCGCCCAAGCTTTGGTGAATGCATACAAAGGCAAGCTCAAACACGGCTTTGTCTTTGCTGGTGCCAATGCCTACCTTGTTGACAAGATCGTTACCGTGAAGGAACTCATGAACGGTCTCAAGGAGGAAGCGGAAAAGAAATATGAAGAAGCAGAAAAAATGCTTCAGCAGGCAGAAAAGAAATTCCGCCCATAA